From a region of the Nyctibius grandis isolate bNycGra1 chromosome 10, bNycGra1.pri, whole genome shotgun sequence genome:
- the PDGFRB gene encoding platelet-derived growth factor receptor beta: protein MLRPSLKASLQLLVLTGLLEVTSGGSGLHIEPRDTELVLGLHSTFSLLCYGDGALVWEREGQPLATSLEHRDGVFVSNLTLRNVTGRHTGEYVCTYSPDQAPEPVERKALYIYVPDPSLVFLPTITSEELFIFITGYTEAVIPCRVTNPQMQVTLYEKKVENPIPAAYDPQQGFKGFFEDKTYFCRTIVDDQEVDSDTFYVYRIQVSSVNVSISAVQTIVRQGENVTLMCTVSGNELVNFNWDYPRKQAGKVVEPVTDFLPGSTHEIRSILIIQNAELKDSGTYTCNVSEGYHEKTDRKDITVHVIERGFVRFHTHLPSTLYAEVHKSRSIQVEVEAYPQPSIVWLKNNKTLTMESSSEFTITSRNLSETRYQTALVLVRVKQEEGGFYTIRASNEDDEQELSFHLQINVPAKVVDLKENSSASSAEQTVTCSAEGMPQPEISWSTCSDIKWCSTKGQPTRLLGNESTEIGLQTNATYHAELQVYRVNSTLQLHRVDEPLLLRCTVQNFLGTNSQDITLVPHALPFKVVIISVILALLVLTVISLIILIVLWQKKPRYEIRWKVIESVSSDGHEYIYVDPMQLPYDSSWEVPRDKLVLGRTLGSGAFGRVVEATAHGLSHSQSTMKVAVKMLKSTARSSEKQALMSELKIMSHLGPHLNIVNLLGACTKGGPIYIITEYCRYGDLVDYLHRNKHTFLQSYGEKARREAEVYGNTAKEDHVQSHLSLSVESDGGYMDMSKDDSLDYVPMSDMKGEVKYADIESSNYGTPYELDSYTPSAPERTDRVTLINESPLLSYMDLVGFSFQVANGMEFLASKNCVHRDLAARNVLICEGKLVKICDFGLARDIMRDSNYISKGSTFLPLKWMAPESIFNNLYTTLSDVWSFGILLWEIFTLGGTPYPELPMNEQFYNAIKRGYRMSKPTHASDEIYDIMQKCWEEKFEIRPSFSQLVVLMGNLLVDCYRKRYQQVDEEFMKSDHPAVVRTRPTIPRLNNARLTPSSPTGSILYTAVHQNGGENDYIIPLPDPKPEAICDLPQEASISRASSMLNEANTSSTISCDSPLCLRQDEEQESDPQPGCQELTTGHQEVEESFL from the exons ATGCTGCGCCCCTCTCTGAAGGCATCTCTCCAGCTCCTTGTCCTCACTG gtCTGCTGGAGGTAACGTCTGGGGGCAGTGGGCTGCACATCGAACCCAGAGACACTGAGCTTGTCCTTGGCCTCCACAGCACCTTCTCCCTCTTGTGCTATGGGGATGGAGCACTGGTCTGGGAACGGGAGGGTCAGCCCCTTGCTACCTCGCTGGAGCACAGGGATGGTGTCTTCGTCAGCAATCTCACCCTCAGGAACGTGACAGGCCGTCACACCGGGGAGTACGTGTGCACCTACAGCCCTGACCAGGCTCCAGAGCCAGTGGAGAGGAAAGCCCTGTACATCTATGTTCCAG ATCCCTCCCTAGTCTTCCTCCCCACGATCACTTCCGAAGAGCTCTTCATCTTCATCACGGGCTACACAGAGGCCGTCATCCCATGCCGCGTGACCAACCCGCAGATGCAGGTGACCCTCTATGAGAAAAAGGTGGAGAACCCCATCCCAGCTGCTTATGACCCACAACAGGGATTCAAAGGCTTCTTTGAGGATAAAACCTATTTCTGCCGGACTATCGTGGATGACCAGGAGGTGGATTCAGACACCTTCTACGTCTACAGGATTCAGG TCTCATCTGTGAACGTCTCCATCAGCGCAGTGCAGACCATAGTGCGTCAGGGAGAAAACGTTACCCTGATGTGCACTGTGAGCGGCAATGAGCTGGTCAACTTCAACTGGGATTATCCCCGCAAGCAA GCAGGGAAGGTTGTGGAGCCAGTGACCGACTTCCTGCCCGGATCCACCCACGAGATCCGCTCCATCCTCATCATCCAGAACGCAGAGCTGAAGGACAGTGGGACCTACACCTGCAATGTCTCTGAGGGCTACCATGAGAAAACAGACCGGAAAGACATCACAGTCCATGTGATCG AGCGTGGCTTCGTGCGCTTCCACACCCACCTGCCCAGCACATTGTATGCTGAGGTCCACAAGAGCCGCTCCATCCAGGTGGAGGTGGAGGCCTACCCACAACCCAGCATCGTGTGGCTGAAGAACAACAAGACATTGACCATGGAGAGCAGCAGCGAGTTCACCATCACCAGCAGGAACCTGTCAGAAACTAG GTACCAGACGGCTCTTGTGCTGGTGCGGGTGAAGCAGGAAGAAGGAGGATTTTACACCATCCGGGCTTCCAATGAGGACGATGAGCAGGAGCTGTCCTTCCATCTGCAGATAAATG TGCCAGCCAAAGTGGTGGATCTCAAGGAGAACAGCAGTGCTAGCAGCGCGGAGCAGACCGTAACATGCTCTGCTGAAGGCATGCCCCAGCCAGAGATTAGCTGGTCTACTTGCAGCGACATCAAATG GTGCAGCACCAAGGGGCAGCCCACTCGGCTGCTGGGGAATGAGTCCACAGAGATCGGTCTGCAGACCAACGCCACGTACCACGCGGAGCTGCAGGTGTATCGCGTGAACAGcaccctgcagctgcacagggTGGACGAGCCCCTGCTCCTGAGATGCACTGTGCAAAACTTCCTGGGCACCAACTCCCAGGACATCACTCTGGTCCCACACG CCTTGCCATTCAAGGTGGTCATCATCTCTGTCATCCTGGCCTTGCTGGTCCTCACCGTCATCTCCCTGATCATCCTGATCGTCCTGTGGCAGAAG AAACCTCGTTACGAAATCCGCTGGAAGGTGATTGAGTCAGTCAGCTCTGATGGGCACGAGTACATCTACGTGGATCCCATGCAGCTCCCTTACGACTCCAGCTGGGAGGTGCCCAGGGACAAGCTGGTGTTAG GACGCACTCTTGGCTCTGGTGCCTTCGGACGCGTGGTGGAAGCAACAGCCCATGGCTTGAGCCATTCGCAGTCCACCATGAAAGTGGCAGTCAAAATGCTCAAGT CCACCGCCCGGAGCAGTGAGAAGCAAGCCCTCATGTCCGAGCTGAAGATCATGAGCCACCTGGGACCTCACCTCAACATCGTCAACTTGCTGGGGGCCTGCACCAAAGGAG GGCCCATCTACATCATCACTGAGTACTGCCGCTATGGGGACCTGGTGGACTACCTGCACCGCAACAAGCACACCTTCCTGCAGTCCTACGGCGAGAAGGCCCGGCGAGAGGCAGAGGTGTACGGCAACACCGCCAAGGAGGACCATGTGCAGAG TCACCTCTCCTTGTCTGTCGAGAGCGATGGGGGCTACATGGACATGAGCAAGGACGACTCCCTGGATTATGTGCCCATGTCTGACATGAAGGGTGAAGTCAAGTACGCTGACATCGAGTCCTCTAACTACGGCACCCCGTACGAGCTGGACAGCTATACCCCATCAG CTCCTGAAAGAACAGACCGGGTGACGTTGATAAATGAGTCTCCGCTCCTCAGCTACATGGACTTGGTGGGCTTCAGCTTCCAGGTGGCCAATGGGATGGAGTTCCTGGCTTCCAAAAAC TGTGTGCATCGTGACCTGGCTGCCAGGAACGTCCTCATTTGTGAGGGGAAGCTGGTGAAGATCTGTGACTTTGgcctggcaagggacatcatGAGGGATTCCAACTATATCTCCAAAGGCAGC acTTTCTTACCCCTTAAGTGGATGGCTCCAGAGAGCATCTTCAACAACCTCTACACCACTCTGAGTGATGTGTGGTCCTTCGGGATCCTGCTCTGGGAGATATTCACTCTAG GGGGGACTCCATATCCCGAACTGCCTATGAATGAACAGTTCTACAACGCCATCAAACGTGGCTATCGGATGTCCAAACCCACCCACGCCTCTGACGAAAT CTACGATATCATGCAGAAGTGCTGGGAGGAGAAGTTTGAGATCAGACCATCCTTCTCACAGCTGGTGGTGCTTATGGGAAACCTCTTGGTGGATTGCTACAGAAAG AGGTACCAGCAGGTCGATGAAGAGTTCATGAAGAGTGACCACCCCGCTGTGGTCCGCACAAGACCCACAatccccaggctgaacaacgCCAGGCTCACTCCCAGCTCCCCCACCGGCAGCATCCTCTACACAGCCGTGCACCAGAACGGGGGCGAGAACGATTATATCATCCCTCTTCCCGACCCCAAACCCGAGGCAATCTGCGATCTCCCTCAGGAGGCCTCCATCAGCCGGGCCAG CTCTATGCTGAACGAGGCCAACACGTCATCTACAATATCCTGTGACAGCCCTCTGTGCCTCCGGCAAGATGAGGAGCAGGAATCGGACCCACAGCCAGGCTGCCAGGAGCTGACCACAGGGCACCAAGAGGTGGAGGAGAGTTTCCTGTAG